The following DNA comes from Camelus dromedarius isolate mCamDro1 chromosome 29, mCamDro1.pat, whole genome shotgun sequence.
CCTCCATGGAGGCAAGACATCTCCGGATAACCAGAAGAATTCACACACAGGCCAAAGGCCAGGGAGTCCCCAGATTTTCACAGATTTCTCATGTGACCTTTGTATATTGGCATTAAGcatttcttctttgaaaacaaaaaatgcaacAGAATTGTTCAGCTGATTCCAGGGGcagagggggatggggaggaggcagtgCCAGAGTTTACAGTCATGCCGAGGTTTGAGTTCTCTCGAAGCCTCAGCTTTTCATTTACTAGTGAGGATGACTGGTCCTTCCACCACAGTTAACCTGAGGGTTGAATAATAATGTACCTTCAGAGTTCAGCTCACGCCTGGTATATAAAGTGCCTGATACATGTtaactttctaaatttttattttctaggtcTTCTGGGTCTGTCTTTGAAAAGGATGGAGTTTGTCTGAGCTTCACCCTTCCACAAGGAATTAAGATGTGATGGAGGTTCCCCTTCACCGAAAGTGCCTGTGACCGCCCCATGGGGAGCTGCGTGGTGCTCACCTCTGTCTGTGCAGAGGCGAGGGGGGATGAGGAGGAGACGACGGGGAGAAGCCTCGGGGTGGTGGGGCACCATCTGGAGAGAAGCTGGGTTGCTGAATCCTCTGAGAGATTCTTCGCCGGGCTTGGATTCTGGCCCGGAGTGGAAACCAGATGGAATTTAAGACCCTGTGTTCCCTGCTCCAGTGTCCTCAAAAGGAGAACCTTGGCCAcatttgttttcctgttcttgttttttcccccctttttaaaattgagttgtaaTAATACAGTAAAGCGCACAGATCGTAAGTGCACGGCTCAGTTCCCTTTTATGAATGAGTACATTTGCAAATCCATCCCCCTGatcaaaataaagaacatttctAGCACACCTGAaggctccctggggcccctcccgatcaccccaccccccgccccacccgAGGTAACCCACTATTTCCACTTCTACCACCGTCATCAGCCTTGCCTGGTCTTGAACTTTTCATGTCTGTGGAATGTATTCACGTTGTCACATGTATTGctggttcattcctttttattgctgtttcCTATTTTACGAATACGCCACAAATTACTAATCCATTCCACGGGCAATGTACAGTTTGGGGCTATTAGGAAAAAAGCTGCTACGAACACGCGTGCACTCTCCTCTGACGGGCGTTTCTGCCAGGCGCACGCGCCTACGAGTGGGATCTCTGGGTCAAAGGGCAGGCAAACGTTTAGCTTCAGGAGGCTTTTCCCAAGTGGTCGCACCCATTTCGCTTCCACGTCCCACTAGTTTTTGAACATATCACAGAGGAGCTTCTCCATCGGCGTGTTCCCGATGGTCTTGCGGAAAAAGAGGAGCTCAACGCGCTCGGACGTGAGGAACCTCAGAGACGGCAGGAGCAGGAGCAACTTTCCAAACCTGAGCAGGAGACGGGCCCCTGAGCACGTgtcccgggggcggggccgcccaggacaggcggggggggggggggggcggggggggcggggagggagtgggggaggagaggagagatgccAGGCGCCCAGGGCTGGGAAGCGCGGAAGGAGCAATTTCGAGGAAAGGCCCCGTACCCCCGCCCCTGACCCACTGCCGCCCCCTCCAGTGTTTAGGTAAGGAGTGTGATGAAAACAGTGAATACCACTTAGTTATTACGTGTAAAGCTCTATTATTATGTGAGAAGCTATATTGGTTATATATGTGAGTATATCATTACCAATCTTACGTAATAATTAGAATTAACATTACATCATTAATACAATATTTATGATTAATGtcatatatatttgaatgagAATATAAATTCCTCTCTGTAAGCCACCTAGGATGACAGAGTAGCCGTTAGTGAAAATGTCCTGAAATTGAAGTGTAAGTTTTGCGGCCGAGATTCTCATCCAGGAAAACAGTCACTGTAGTTTTAAATAAGAGCCATTTGCCAGGGCAAGGCTCCCCCGTGCAGAGAAGGTGGATGGTGAAGCCCCAAGAGACAGAGCGGGGCACGAGGCCTTGGTCGGAGGGAGGGCTGACGGCTGGGGTCACGCGCTCGTCAAGGAGGCCGCTGCGAAGCGGGGCAGCACGGGGGTCTGGGAAGCCCTCCCCTGCCTTCCAATTATCCGCTGAACTTGTTTTGCCACCAAAACAGCTCAGTGGCTGCTCCCCTCGCGAGTGGCTCTGAGCCCGTGTGCACGCCTCCCTGTGCCTTCCCGTTTGCTGTGTTTCTGCTCTAAGGAGTGTCAGGAAGAAGTAACTATCAAGTCAAGTAgagaaactgtttttcaaactgcaggaaGTGGGTCACAACTGGCcttctgaaaaaataaactagaaatagaagtaTCAGAGTAAATTATACAAAGTAAGGGCAGGTGTTTTTGGGTAGAACTTTGCTTCGTGCCTGCGTGTCACCGGGTTACGATAAGAATAGCATTTCTTCCTGGGCATTGCAGGTTTTAAAACCTGAAATGCGCTGGCTCTGAGAGCCCGGAGTGACTCTCTCAACAGTCAGCTCTGCCTGTGGTTGGTACGGAGCAGCTACACGGAGCGGCACAGGAAACTGTGAGCAGAATTTCGCAGTTTGACACAAAACCAGCATGCCTGGACGTCTCTGGGAACTGGTCCCAGCAGAAACCTGGCGGAGGAGGGCCGCTGGTGTCCGTGTCCGTGGTGACCGTTTTCAGGATGCTGGGTCACGCCTGGGGGACCCGTGTTCTGCTCACGCTCATTGAGAGCAGAAACCTTTCCGCACAAAGGATGTATGACCGTGTGTAATTTGATGCTTATTGAAGGGAAATTGCCTCTTTCTGTGGTCATTTCTAGAATGACAGGGGATTCGAGGGTGCCCGTGTGAGCTTATTTCTTCAGAGAGAACTGCTGGGAGCCCCAGGAGAATGCAGGCAGTATGGTCTAAAATAGCCGGTAGGTGCCTGGAGGCCAAGTGGTCCGATCTGGCTGTGGCACCATTGGACCTGCTGGTGCTGGGGCAAGCTGGGCCCCTGCCTGCGTCCTCCCCGCAGCCACACTCTCAGCGGGCTGCCACCGTCCTCCAAACCCCGCCAGGGCCGGGCTCCTACTGTCCACACACATGGCTTATGCAAGTGCCTCTCCACCCAAGTAAAGAACTCGTCCCTTGTTCCTTACATCCACTCAGGAGCCAAGTCTGACCCACTCCAGCTCCCGGGGACCCTTGCATCTGTCATGGCCTTTCCGCTCCTAAAGAGCAGTCTGCATTAAGTCCAGCTCCGGGTACAACACCCTCCTCAAAGCCTGCAGCGGCTCCCCTCCGCCTGCCACACCAGACATGGCCTTTGGCAGGCCTACAAAGCCCTGAACAGGCTGGTGCCGGGGTGCGGTTCTGGCTCAGTGCCCCCCGCCTCACGGGCAGCAATCTGTTCCACCTTCAGACTGGGCTCCTGTCCTGAGAACACACGCAGActggcctctccctctctctccctctgtaaACACTGATTTCTCTTCTCTGAGATCCTGTCCTTCCTCCAAGTCCGGCCCTGCCTCCACAAATCCCCTCTCCGCTCTGCTGTGCACCCCCTTTCCCGGGGGGGCTCTGTCTTCGGACACATGCAGCCCTCAGTCCCTGGCTGGGGGGCGCTCACCTTCAGTGCGGGCTCGGGAGGCAGCAGGCTTGCCTCACACACGTTTTGGTCCCACCGTGGGGCCTGGCGCTGTGCTGGCTCATGGTAGCTGCTGGATGCGTGCTGGCTGACCTGAGACGCCTGTGCCGTCTGCTCAGGGCAGCCCGGACGCAGTGCCGGAGGTGGGCAGCGGGTGGGGAGCTGAGGGgcgggtgggcaggtgggcacgcGCTCGGCTCACCTCACGGGCTGGCTGGGGTGGTGGGCCTTGCTGTGCTGgctcagcatcacctgggactGGTCCTGCAAGGCCTCCACGTGCTCGGGGTCCTTCAGGCCCCGCGTTTCTGGGGAGAAGTGGCCGCAGTGAGCCTCTCCTGGCCCCTCTGCCCACTCCCAGCCAGCCAGGGCCTCGGGAGGGCTGAGCCCAGCCCCGCAGCCCTCCCTCCCGCCCCAGGAAGGAGCCTGCACGCGTCTGGGTCTGCGTGGGGCAATGCGGGGAAAGCGAGAGGTGCAGGGAAGTCACCAGAGTTACCCCTCCTTATCCCCAGCCCCTGTCCTCCAAGGCTGGGGCGAGGACGCAGCTACCTGGTTTGAAGAGGACCAGGGCCTTCATGCACGCGAACTCCGTGGGGTCCACCGCCAGTGCCCGGAACCGCGAGATGGTCTCCTGTAGGATTCGAGTCTCTGCACTGGCCAGTGCCAGGCGGCCCTGGGAGCTGCCAGCAGCAGAGGCCTCGGGCGGGACCAGCAGTGGGCAGCTGTTCAGGGGCAGAGACCACTGTATGGCCCCCAAGAGGAAGAGCTCACTCCACGCCTCTTCCAGCAGGATCACCTGTGCCCAGAGAGGGAGGAGTGTGATGGCTGATCCATGGCTCCCTGGCTCCGCCTGGAACCTCCGCCCCCTTCTCGGGTGCCCTGGGAAAGGAAGGGCTGGTCCTGGGTGCCCAGAccactctgccctctgcctgaCATCCACCAGGCACAGAGCTCTGGGATTTGGCACCATCTGGCCCAGCAGCCTAGGCACCAAGACACTCTGTGGGCTCCATCCAGAGCCTCAGGGGGAACATTTAGGAAAGCCCAGAGCCGTGGGAAGTTGGGCAGCCTCAGGGACATCGCCACCAGCGTCCTAAGTCGAGTGCACTCAGCAGACAGCTTCTGAGCTGCTCCATCCAAGCCCCTGGCTAAGGGCTCAGCCCCTCAGCGCGTCTCTTCTCCTGGAGTTCTCATGGCAGGTCCCCTTGCTCACGAGAAGCCCAGGGTTGGGGAGTGTCCTAGAGGTGAGGAGGCTGGGGTGAAACTCAAGCCCTGAAGTAAGAGGCTTTTGTGTTCCTAGGGAGCCGAGTCACCATTTGTGCTGTTTAGGGTGTGCAGACCACCCTGTGACGGATAGAGCATCTGAAGGGCCTGAGGGTTTGTCTAGGAGGAAAGAAGACCCAGGGGGCCGCAGGCACTGCCTTCAAACCCCTGGTCCCTGCGTGTGCCTGGCCACATTGTCCCCGAGGTGCATACCTCGATCACCACCACTGCCCAGAGACGTGAGCATCCCCAACAGCCACATCCCTGAGACTTGTGCCCCGAACACCACGGACTCCGAGGCACGGGCACCCCCaaccgcccccgcccccagcccagcGGACTCTCGGGGGCCCCCTGGCAGGTGTACCTGGTCCCGGAAGGGCAGGTTGGAGAACACTGGCAGGTTCTTGGCCCACTTGACAGCCATGAAGAGCAGGCGAGCCGATGTCTCGTGGATGCTGTCCAGGCCACAGGGGGAGGAGGCGGAGTGTGGGGACGAGGGGAACTCGGGGTCATTGCTGGTGACATCGACATTCTCATCCGCTGTTGGAGGAGGAGGTTGTGCATCGGCCCCGGCTCCGCGGCTGGCGGCAGAGGGCGCTCAGGGGCCCGGGTGTGGGGATAAGGGTCGTCCGGGAGCTCCCACTTACCATCCTCGGGCTCCAGCTTAGCACAGGTTTCTGCCGTTATAAGGCTGGCCATGAAGTGGTGGTGCCCTGGAGGTGTGAGGGCCCGGGGCCCCAGGGCTCTGGCTGCAGACACAGGCGtggggccctgggagctgggcccTGCTGGCACTGGGGGAGCCCCCAGGGGGTCCAGCCGCGGCTCTGGGTCCGACTCCACGCTGTCCCGGCGGACCTGGGTGGTGCTTCGTGGCTGGCGCTCGTTCTGCacggctggggaggcaggaggcgtCAGGACCCCTATGGGCCACGCACCCCCAGCGCCTCGGCCGCACCCCTCTGGGTCGGCTCCCGACTCACCGTCCTGGTTCATGCCCGCCTGCAGGCACTTCTTCAGCCGGCAAGCCTGGCACTGGTTGCGGTGAGCCTTGTCCACCGGGCACATCCCCGCCCCCACCTGACACCTGCGGGCCGAGGGGAGCCCCAGGGCGTCAGGGTCCTGGCCGGGCCCTGGGCCATGGGTTTGGGGCACGTTTGCCCCAGCCCCGTCTTCCCTGAATGCCCCCATCCCTCCCAGGGACCCGGGGGGgccagggccctgccctccaCCACCTGTACATGAGCCTCCGCCGCACGCTCCTCTTGAAGAAGCCGCTGCAGCCGTTGCAGGCGTAGATGCCATAGTGCTTCCCGCTGCTGCTGTCGCCACATACGCGGCACTGGAGCGAGGAGGGCCCTGTGCATGGTGGGCAggaccaggctgggctgggggcaccACCTCAggggccctcctccctccttcccttcccatcctcgGGTCCCATCCGCCCACATTTACAGGCACCCGTGTCCCTCCCCTCCGGAGAAGTGTCTCCCTTACCACCCAGACCCTTCTCCTGGCGCCCCCCACCACGGCCAGTCCTCCACCAGAGCCCAATTTCCGCCgccacttccccaccccccagcccctctctgcctGCGGCGTCAGCTCCATCACACACAAGAGCATTCTTGACACCATCACTGGGGACCTCTGCTCCCAAGCCCCAGGTCACTTGTCTCTGCTTTCCTCCTCCATCTGCTCAGCTGTCCTGTTTCTAGGATTCCGGGTTTGCCAGCAGATTCCCTCACCCTTGCCCACAGCCCTTGGGGATTGCTCCTGAGCCACTCTGGCTCCTTTCATGGTCCCTACAAATCTCTGCCCATAATCTGCTCCCCAGGGGCGCAGACCCTGCCTCCTGGAAAGCCATACCTGTTggctcctcccccaggccccacctgcctGGAGACTCCTTCCTGGAGGCAGCCACAGCCGCCGGCACAGCTGCAGCCATGTTGGAGCTCATGGACGCTGTCAGCCTAGTCCCGGCCGGTCCCAGGGCAGCCTCTGCCTTTCTGCCTGAGGTAGGCCTCAGGATGGCTGAGCggggcccagcctctgcctccctctctgtacctctggctctctgtcttctgtctctacgtgtccctctgtctgtctctctccctgtctctcctctcCGTGCTCCCGCTTCCTGTCCCCTCTGTCTAAACTCAGGAGCGGCCCCAACTTCCCCTCACAGCAGCGGCTCTGGCTCGAGGAGATTTCTCCCAGGGCAGCGCTGGACGCAGCTTATGATCCTCTTAATCTTTACTGTCTCCACAGGGGATCAACCGGCCACACCTGCAGCATTATCAAGGTGCCCCCGGAGCCGGTCAGTCCGGCCGCCCCTCTCCAGCTCCCAGGCTGCCTGGTGTCCCCGGGTGGCTCCTGTCCTGTGCTCTCATGCTGTTCAAATCATCAAGGAGGCGTGGACTCCACTTGCCCCAGGACTGGATGTGTCTGGAGACAAGTGTGTGgcttggcgggggtggggtgtcCGTGTATGTGTGGCTCTGCACACGGGTGCTCACTGTGGGGCCTGGGTGGCTCCTGTTCTCCACCCCAGTGCTTCTCACTCAGTCCCTTGATTAGCGGACGGCGTAGGGCCCAGGATTTGAAGGTCTGAGCACTCTTGGATGGCTAGTAGCCCCCAGACGCCCAGCACAGAGGCAGCTCCCATCATACATGGAAATGAGTCAATGCACGGTCTGAGGCTGGCCTGCAGGCAGGGCGGCTGGGGCCCCATGTGGAGGGTCTCTGTTGGACTGGAGGCGGTGAGGACACAGACCCTGAGTCTGACTACGGGCTCTCAGGTggcctccccacccttccctgacTTGGTCTCACAGTCCTAGCCAGGCCGGTCCCTCAGCTGTCTCCAGACCCAGTCTTCCCAGCTTGAGCCCAGTGATGGTTCTGAAGGGAGGAGGTGGAAAGAGGTGTCCGCCCCTCCCTGGACCGGGCACCAGGCCTCAGACAGAGCTGAGACAGACCCAAGTTCAAATCCCCGCTTCCTCACAGTCAGCCCTGCATCCCcgagcaagtgacttaacctgtctgagcctcagtccccTCGTCTCACAAAGGGGTGAGGGAAGTTCCCGCGTGGCGCTGTAACCGGGGTAGCTAAGCTGATTCTCCGTGTCCAGTGCGTGGCACGTAGCAGGAGCG
Coding sequences within:
- the NR2E3 gene encoding photoreceptor-specific nuclear receptor produces the protein MSSNMAAAVPAAVAASRKESPGRWGLGEEPTGPSSLQCRVCGDSSSGKHYGIYACNGCSGFFKRSVRRRLMYRCQVGAGMCPVDKAHRNQCQACRLKKCLQAGMNQDAVQNERQPRSTTQVRRDSVESDPEPRLDPLGAPPVPAGPSSQGPTPVSAARALGPRALTPPGHHHFMASLITAETCAKLEPEDADENVDVTSNDPEFPSSPHSASSPCGLDSIHETSARLLFMAVKWAKNLPVFSNLPFRDQVILLEEAWSELFLLGAIQWSLPLNSCPLLVPPEASAAGSSQGRLALASAETRILQETISRFRALAVDPTEFACMKALVLFKPETRGLKDPEHVEALQDQSQVMLSQHSKAHHPSQPVRFGKLLLLLPSLRFLTSERVELLFFRKTIGNTPMEKLLCDMFKN